TTAAAAGATCATCAATTTCCTTTACATCCATTTCCAGTCTTTTAGCTACCTTTTTTCTATTGAGCAATCTATCTTGATCTTTTTTTGGAACATTTGCACCAGAAATTTTAGTATTCTCTATGATGATCTTTTCATCAATTTTCAGTCCAGAGAAACCTAATATTTTATTCAATATTGGAGAATAAGCAGCATGAAAACCACTTGGCGAACCTTGAGATAACCATGACCACCTTTCCATTCCGTAACCAGTGTCTACAGTTTTAATAGGCATCTCCTTTAGATTTCCATTATCATTTACGTAGCTCATGAATACCAAAGTAGAAATCTCTAATCCTTCAACGCATCCCTCAACATCTGGACCAGCATTTCCTCCTCCAGACCAAAAGCCTTCTTTATAACTTATTAGTTCTGATTTTACGCCAAGTTCTTTTGTCAAAAGGTCATGATGCAAACGGATTGTATTATTCTTCCAGTAAATCTCTTTATTGGGATGATTAAAAGCATGAGCCCCACCCATTTCAAAAATTACTAAATGCCTACCGGCAGTCGGACCGACATTGTCTACATCGGTAAATCTTAAGCATGGCTGGCTAATTACCAAAGGATTTGCTGGAGGTTGGATTATACCTTCGGTTACATATGGTTGAAAATCATATATAGAGGCACCAACAAGATAGACATCGTCTCTCCATCTTGCAACGATAGGATATGGATTTATAATTTCATGATCATTTCTTTCAAAGAATGATAGAAACAAATCTCTCATACCGTCAATATCATAACTCCTTTTCGTGGGAGGTTTACCGATAAATGTATATTCTTGGCATGGAGAATCTGAACAATTTGTACTATCTTGATTTTGAGTCCAATAATAACTATTGCAGACATTACATTTTTTTCTAATGAAATCATTCTCAAGAAAAAAAGGAATGTTGAATTCACTCTTTTCATTAGCCATGCTTAGAGCTCCTTAATTATCCTTAAGATAAGGGCTAATTGAAAAAATTAAGTATACTGGATAGGGGTTCTGTTTATAATTTTAATAGGTTAATTTTACCCGATATCCATTGGATTTTTATTATTCTTATCATTCGCCGAATAGAGTCCCAAGACCCTCTAAAGCTTCTTCCTCTTTCTTCTCTTCAGCTTTTGGTTTTTCTTTCTTCTCTTTTGAGGGACCTGCTTCTGGGGCAGGAGCTTGAGCTTGGGCGGGTTGGGCAACAGGCATAGTCGTTGCAGTTTTAATAGCCTCTTCAATGTTAATCTCAGATAATGCTGCTGTAAGAGATTTGATCCTTGCATCTTCAGCCTTAATTCCTGCTGCAGTAAGTACTTTTTTCACATTTTCTTCATTAATCTCTTTTGAAGCCGAGTGAAGCAACAAAGCGGCATAGACATATTTCAAAGCGTTGTTTTACCTCCATTTAACCCTAATTGATAGTGTGTTTCATTAAACTGCTATTATCTTTCCTTCTTAAGTGTTTCTCTTTATTTTTTTTCCGGAGTCGAATTTTTCTCTGTCTTGGGCAGACTTTCAGAAATATTTGTAGCTATTGAATGAGCTTGAAGAATAGACCGAGATAAAGTCTCTGGTGAGGGGTATTCTGCTTGTACAGCAACCCAAAAGGCTTCTCTACTTGCTTTAGTTAGTATAGGAATGGCCGTATCCTTTGTAAGATAGTTTGAATTCACAGCTAAATTCAAAGCCTTTGATAGAGCTTCTGTGAAATTATTTTCAATTTCACCTAGGTCGAATTTCAAATCATCTGTACTTAGTACTGAGCCATTATCATAAGCAGCTAAAAGTGATAAACCTGCTTCCATGGGTTTTATACCAAGCCTCGATAAAACCGAAACAAGTTTTGCTGATACGATGTCACCTTTTTCTGCTACTACAGTATCATTGGCTATCCATATGCTGCCTTCTTCAATTCTCGTTTTAATTCCAACTTCATTGAATTCACTAATTAATGGGCCTGGTGGTAGAGCGGTATTTCCAGCTGGAACTACTATATCTTCTTTAGCCACATCGCCTTGTCTAGCTGAGACTTTAACCTTATTTCTATTTAGTAGTAAAATAAGTCTGAATGGATTCAGATTAGTAAATATTAAAGCAAAAGGTCCTGTTAAATGTGAGGAGAATTCTGCAATATTCTTCTTTTCTGAGTCTAAATTTTTTGTAGCCATTTTAACTAAATTGCTCTTTACTACCCTAATGAACAGTTCATCTCGAAGTTTCTTTCTAATCTCTTGAATCTGGATAGACTTCACTTTCCTCAAGTCAGTAGCAGCTACAACTTCATGTTTTCTCATTAGCTCAGTTATTTCATCTAAGAGCTGTTTTTTCATTTCTAGAACTTTAAGACTTGGCATCCTACTTCATCTCACAAAGCTACTTTTACAGGTGGGCCCATCGAAAATTTAACTCGAATCGCAGCTACATTCTTACTCCCTTTTTCAAGCTTTCCTTCAATTCTAGAAAAAACTGCTTCAATATTCTCTGCAAGCGCTTCTTTTGGCATGTCTTCAGTTCCAACTCTACATTGAATATTAGGATTCTCTTTTACCCGTATTCTGACCATTCTTCTATGTCTCTCAATTACATCATCAATAGAAGCATTTGGTAGAACGGGTGATGGCATTTTTCCTCTAGGTCCCAAAGCTTGACCTAAGGTTTTTCCTATTATTGGCATTAAAGGGGCTTCAGCGATAAAATAATCATATTCATTTGCAAGCTTTTGCGCCTCTTTCTTATCGCTTGCAATTTTTTCGATGTCTTGTCTGCTTAAAATACGATCAGCTTTCGCATTTTTAGCTTTAAGAGCGATATCTCCTCCAGCTATAACACATACTTTAATGGGCTTATCTAACTTGTGGGGCAAATCGATTGCCTCATTTATTCTATTTTCAGGTTTTTTTAGATCGATATTTTGCAGTTTCATGATTAATTCTACTGATTGCTTGAGATTTCTCTTTATTTTTGAATTCTCCATTTCCTCTAATGCACTTAATACATTCTTTCTAGATAGAGGCAAACGTCTTCACCTTTAGATCTCTTAATCTTCCAAGCAGTAGTAACTTATTGATTAGTAAACTTTTCCATATAATGCATTTTAATAATAAAAGGAAAAAATTACCCGCTTGCTTTTAATAATTCATCCCATTCTCCATTATCAATATTTTTTTGAATCTCCCTGGGATCATTATCTTCCACAGTTACTCCCATGCTAACGCATGTGCCTAAAACTTCTTTCACCATGCTTTTAAGTGTATTTGCAAAACTATCTTTTATTTTGGATTGAGCAATGTTAATTACTTGCTCCTTACTGAGATTACCTACACTTTCCGTACCTGCTGTCCCCGAACCTTTTTCAATACCAAGCTCTTTAACAATTAAGGCAGAGGTGGTTGGAGTTCCAACTTCAACCTCAAAGGATTTTGTCTCTACATCTATTATGATTTTCACAGGAACTTTCATTCCTGCATAAGATTTGGTGAGATCATTAATCTCATTTACTATCTGAAGTACATTAACCCCTAATGGGCCTAATGCAGGTCCTAATGGAGGACCGGCTGTTGCTTTTCCACCATCTATCAAAGCTTCAATTGTCTTTTTCTCACTCATGTTTTTCAATTCCCTTTTCAATTAACTTTACATAATCTGCATGGACAGTAATTGGAAGAATAGTGAAACTTTCCTCCAATAATTCGATAGTTACTTCTTCTTTAACCTTATCCACATGAGTAATTTTTGCTTTCATACCCCTAAACGGACCGCCAACAACTTCCACCAAATCCTCAGGGCTCAATTCCTCAATAACTGGTTTCACAGCGATAAATCGTTCAATATCAGAGGATGAAATTGTTCCTTTTGTGCGGGCTCTGGCATGTCTAACCCCAGATATTAACTCGTCTATGATGTTGGGTCCCTGCGCTTCGATAAAAACATACCCCTTTATTATTTCAGGAACAAGTATGGCCGATACAGGAAGTTTCTTGAGAGCTGCTTTTGATCTTAAAAGGTATGCAGCAGTTCTTTCTTGACCGCTTGTAGTTCTGACTGCAAATATTGAATAAGCTCTCTCTTTACTCGGTACCTCGGTCATTAATCTAAGCACCTAATCCAACGATCCAAAAGAGTACCTTAATCATAAAGCCAATAGCTCCTACAATTCCAACTCCTAGAAAGGTTACTCTGATAAGCATCCATAATTCGTCACGGCTGGGTTTAGAAGCTACCTGGAATACCCTTTTACTAGATTGGATAAAATCAATTAATCCCAATTTTGAACCTCTATCTTTGCAAATTATATAATTGAGTCAAATTAGTTGAACATTAGTGGGCCTTTAATAAAAGACCGTTTGTATTGTTGCTGATAAATTAAGAAATCTTAACTCAGCTTTTTAATATATAAATAAAGCGTTTTTAACCTCTGATCATAAGGAGCTCATAAGTTGACTCAAAGTGTCTTTGATAACCAAGAAGAAAATTTTACTTCGTACCGATTTGTAAATAACCTTTTTGATAATATCGCTCTGGAAATCCATATCTATTGATTCATTAATATCTTCTACTATGCCCGACCTAATAATTAGTTTGAATACATCGTTAATAGTATCGTCATTTAGAGAATTTAGAATTTTTCTTGAGATAAGCATTGAATTGAATTGTTTCTGTAATTGCTTACGCCATTTTCTTTCATAATGTTCTCTCAATAAAGGATATGTCAAATCATTATTTTCATCAATCTTTAAAACAGCTTCAGCAGCTATAGAAGCACATAAACCCCCCAATATCACTCCCCCGCCAGTCGTCGGTTTTATTTGCCCACAAATATCACCAATAGCCAAAAACCCTTCACAACATGTTTTTCTTATAGGTCCACCAGTGTAAATATGACCAGTTTTAGCAGAAGCTTTTATTGCGTTTTTTAGATTCTGTTTTATGAATTGATCAAGCCTTTTAATAATATTCTGGTTTAATGATGCTAAACCTACCCTTGCAGAGTCTTTTCCTGTTGGAATAATCCATGTAAAAAAATTTGCAGAATATCTTTTGCCTAAGAAGATATGAGCTAAATCTTCTTCCAAGTCTACATTGTTCAGTTCAAACTGAAAAGCAGGTAGTATGTGTGACTTTTTTAGAGTTCCAAGTCCTGCTCTTTTAATTAGATAACCGTTGATTCCTTCAGCGCTTACGGTTATTCTTGATTTTATTTCATTATCTTCATTGTCTAGGCAACCGACTATTCTTTCACCAGCTTTACTTAAATCTACTATTCTTCTACCTAACTGGATTTTAACACCTTTTTCTTTGGCGCTTCTTGCTAAGGATTGATCGAATTTTGCTCTATTTATTACATAAGCTAAGGGTTTTTTTGATTTCACTTCAAAAGAGATATCCTTTGGCGAGTGGAATATCGCTCCTTTTATAGAATTTTCTATGCATTCTGATGATGGGATTATACCGATCCTTTCTAAACCCTTTATGCTTAATAGTCCAGCACAGTGAGAAGGAATACCGATCTCTGAATGTTCCTCAAATACTGTGACTGGAATTCCCTTTCTTGATACTTTTTCAGCAAAGATAAGACCAGCGGGGCCTCCTCCAGCAACAAGAACATCGGTATTATTAGACATTGAAATGAAATAGCACCCCTAATAGGAAAAAGGGGATCACAATTTTAAAATAAGAATTCTAATTTTTTTCAAATTCTATGCGTAACGTCATTCCTCGGATCTCTTTGGCCAATTTCTTAATTATTTCAAAATCTATAGGAACGCGTTTGGGTTTCCTTCCATATAATATTGCCTTGGTTTCGGTACTTTCGTCTGGTATCCATACAGTGTTAATTGTTAAAATTGAAAATGGAGCTAAAAGGTCTTCTATAAATTGTCTATCATCTACACCAGAACTCAGAATTCTAATTTTCTTATCTGTGCGATCACTCAATACTTTTAATATTTTTCCACCTTGACTAAGAAGTTTTCCTACATCTTGTTTATCAACCAATATTGCGAGTATATTTTCTACTTCAACAGTCTTGGTGAAAAATACATCTTGGAGTATTGGGAATTCCTTCTCCAATTCACATAATATTTTTATTATTTTTAAATCAAGCTCAGTAACATGACCTTTTTTGATTTTTTCTTCACATTTAGGACAGAAGACTCCGCTTTTTACGCAGAAGTTGTCAAGTATGGTTTTTACCACTTACATCCACTCAGAATCTTGAATAAATGGGGCATCAGCAGATAGCTATCGATGTCCCTGTAAATAATTTCCCTTAAATTCTAATCGATTAATGTATAATTTCTTAAGAACTTTACTCGCATGGTTTTCGAGTGGGTACAATAAGTGTTGCTTGAATTTAAATAGGTTTCTGTAACAAGAATAGACGTGCGTTTAGTTGGCGTACACACTTTTATTAAGAAAGAATTAATATGAAATTAAATTTCAAAAATTAACCATACACCAATTCTTAATTATAACTTGTGAACTAAAACTATAAGCGCACTCGCTGAATAGCA
The genomic region above belongs to Candidatus Bathyarchaeota archaeon and contains:
- the rpl12p gene encoding 50S ribosomal protein P1; amino-acid sequence: MKYVYAALLLHSASKEINEENVKKVLTAAGIKAEDARIKSLTAALSEINIEEAIKTATTMPVAQPAQAQAPAPEAGPSKEKKEKPKAEEKKEEEALEGLGTLFGE
- a CDS encoding 50S ribosomal protein L10, which encodes MPSLKVLEMKKQLLDEITELMRKHEVVAATDLRKVKSIQIQEIRKKLRDELFIRVVKSNLVKMATKNLDSEKKNIAEFSSHLTGPFALIFTNLNPFRLILLLNRNKVKVSARQGDVAKEDIVVPAGNTALPPGPLISEFNEVGIKTRIEEGSIWIANDTVVAEKGDIVSAKLVSVLSRLGIKPMEAGLSLLAAYDNGSVLSTDDLKFDLGEIENNFTEALSKALNLAVNSNYLTKDTAIPILTKASREAFWVAVQAEYPSPETLSRSILQAHSIATNISESLPKTEKNSTPEKK
- a CDS encoding 50S ribosomal protein L1; the protein is MPLSRKNVLSALEEMENSKIKRNLKQSVELIMKLQNIDLKKPENRINEAIDLPHKLDKPIKVCVIAGGDIALKAKNAKADRILSRQDIEKIASDKKEAQKLANEYDYFIAEAPLMPIIGKTLGQALGPRGKMPSPVLPNASIDDVIERHRRMVRIRVKENPNIQCRVGTEDMPKEALAENIEAVFSRIEGKLEKGSKNVAAIRVKFSMGPPVKVAL
- a CDS encoding 50S ribosomal protein L11; amino-acid sequence: MSEKKTIEALIDGGKATAGPPLGPALGPLGVNVLQIVNEINDLTKSYAGMKVPVKIIIDVETKSFEVEVGTPTTSALIVKELGIEKGSGTAGTESVGNLSKEQVINIAQSKIKDSFANTLKSMVKEVLGTCVSMGVTVEDNDPREIQKNIDNGEWDELLKASG
- a CDS encoding transcription elongation factor Spt5, whose amino-acid sequence is MTEVPSKERAYSIFAVRTTSGQERTAAYLLRSKAALKKLPVSAILVPEIIKGYVFIEAQGPNIIDELISGVRHARARTKGTISSSDIERFIAVKPVIEELSPEDLVEVVGGPFRGMKAKITHVDKVKEEVTIELLEESFTILPITVHADYVKLIEKGIEKHE
- a CDS encoding protein translocase SEC61 complex subunit gamma encodes the protein MGLIDFIQSSKRVFQVASKPSRDELWMLIRVTFLGVGIVGAIGFMIKVLFWIVGLGA
- a CDS encoding NAD(P)/FAD-dependent oxidoreductase, which encodes MSNNTDVLVAGGGPAGLIFAEKVSRKGIPVTVFEEHSEIGIPSHCAGLLSIKGLERIGIIPSSECIENSIKGAIFHSPKDISFEVKSKKPLAYVINRAKFDQSLARSAKEKGVKIQLGRRIVDLSKAGERIVGCLDNEDNEIKSRITVSAEGINGYLIKRAGLGTLKKSHILPAFQFELNNVDLEEDLAHIFLGKRYSANFFTWIIPTGKDSARVGLASLNQNIIKRLDQFIKQNLKNAIKASAKTGHIYTGGPIRKTCCEGFLAIGDICGQIKPTTGGGVILGGLCASIAAEAVLKIDENNDLTYPLLREHYERKWRKQLQKQFNSMLISRKILNSLNDDTINDVFKLIIRSGIVEDINESIDMDFQSDIIKKVIYKSVRSKIFFLVIKDTLSQLMSSL